One part of the Dioscorea cayenensis subsp. rotundata cultivar TDr96_F1 chromosome 2, TDr96_F1_v2_PseudoChromosome.rev07_lg8_w22 25.fasta, whole genome shotgun sequence genome encodes these proteins:
- the LOC120273129 gene encoding uncharacterized protein LOC120273129, translating to MDIDVNHISLNDLVIDSHWDNLSLNFIFGNMLDNENITFAKVDYESENLWVWQPKPTSYNLSSAVYHVLNKDQSTSASWMGWSMVWHIPVAPRIKHFIWLCLHNRLSTTAFLHRLNLGPDNYCIFCGLWRETVDHLFSYCSSTQRVWQYINHREHLNINLSNGFSSGEWVFDFQYSRYSLAIIAAGAWFIWTSRCNAIFNNSSPNYSAIASKAIAHAREYSNSFSDPIGKRIILSNFSKADGQFIFTHATSNDSMQVRSIGFFIVDAYYRISLAGCISQPMDNNLSGILLALEVALQSALDSQMQVQHIFTDHANTLDLIENPNQYLLWRFQAQIFNINFLLDMFTRPKIHQIPRHWMKPAAILAYLGFRHRSLNLFLYGRDLPYWVMKYFHLNDFNF from the coding sequence ATGGACATTGATGTTAATCACATTTCTCTTAATGATCTGGTTATTGATAGTCACTGGGACAATCTTAGTCTCAATTTCATCTTTGGTAATATGCTTGATAATGAAAACATTACTTTTGCCAAAGTTGATTATGAATCTGAGAACCTGTGGGTTTGGCAACCTAAGCCTACTAGTTATAATTTGTCCTCAGCTGTGTACCATGTGCTAAACAAAGATCAATCTACTTCTGCTTCTTGGATGGGTTGGTCTATGGTTTGGCATATCCCTGTTGCCCCTCgtataaaacattttatttggtTGTGTCTTCATAACCGTCTCTCTACCACCGCTTTCCTTCATCGCCTGAATCTTGGGCCAGATAATTACTGCATTTTCTGTGGCCTGTGGAGGGAAACGGTTGATCACCTTTTTAGTTATTGTTCCAGTACCCAACGGGTTTGGCAATATATTAATCACAGAGAGCATCTGAATATTAACCTGTCGAATGGCTTCTCTTCTGGAGAGTGGGTTTTTGATTTTCAGTATTCCAGATATTCCCTTGCAATCATTGCTGCAGGAGCCTGGTTCATTTGGACTAGCAGATGTAACGCTATATTTAACAATTCTAGTCCTAACTATTCTGCTATTGCTAGCAAGGCCATTGCCCATGCCAGAGAATACTCCAACAGCTTCAGTGATCCAATCGGCAAAAGGATTATTCTGAGCAACTTTTCCAAAGCTGACGGCCAATTCATATTCACTCATGCAACGTCCAATGACAGTATGCAGGTAAGGTCTATCGGTTTCTTTATTGTCGATGCTTATTATCGCATATCTCTTGCAGGATGTATTTCCCAGCCCATGGACAACAATTTGTCTGGCATTCTCCTGGCATTGGAAGTTGCTCTTCAATCGGCTTTGGATTCTCAGATGCAAGTGCAACACATCTTTACTGACCATGCCAATACCTTGGACCTTATCGAGAACCCCAATCAGTATCTTCTTTGGCGCTTTCAAGCTCAGATCTTTAACATTAACTTCCTACTGGACATGTTTACTCGCCCCAAAATTCATCAGATACCTCGTCATTGGATGAAGCCTGCCGCTATCCTTGCTTATTTGGGATTTCGGCACCGATCTCTCAATCTTTTTCTCTATGGAAGGGACTTGCCTTACTGGGTCATGAAGTATTTTCATCTGAATGACTTTAATTTCTAA